gggggtcaaaaggggcgaggaagcgacgaccagtctagagggacttagctatccaaaatcaagcatcaattagaatggaggtggactcggaggagtgccacatagacatatctactgattgtgacaaaaagggatgcagatgcgaggtgacagatagtagggctatgggcatggtagcgtcatggtaccgcagaggcgggactttcgtgaaagtcattgatcctttgctctcatggagggagagcgcttggtcatgaaagaggccgaggaggtggagcacgcAGAGGcagactccaagtaccgagacaaggctgaagggcagaggccaaggaacttcgtaagaccggtgtcaacgagcttctcatcaagatagccgaaagtgaaggacttcgggtcaagcaagagtgcatgaccaaggaacgaagcaggcagtatgcggtgttgtacctttgctactcagtggagtaggcggcagggttgatggagaagacagtacaatctcagaggtgaccaaacctatgagagaattactccaagttggggtgaaaacttcctacattccagaagttcgatggcattgagaaggtgaatcatagaaacttactcaacgtaaggagtgcaaacacttcaagtgcttcagaagtgtgagcaaagagcaggcgaaggccagtaaccagctcgatgcatggagtacaacctcaaggaggcgggcgaagtcaagtaacctttgccttctcaactcttaagagaatgggcgaaatcgagtaccccaattctcttatctatccagcatagGAGCTCTACATatgtttaaagacccttcgaagataatggaagacaatagttgtcaaatcttcaccaatggtgatcagtgttactgagagtagattatccgcttcatttcccaacgaaatgtcaatcgaaagcggaagtgatgcgaacctacttggatgtgacaactaagtgaaagaagagtccatgagcaaattttgtagaggaaggacccaaaacgtcagaagtttgcgagacgatgctcgttaaagctccaacaagcatccacccagtttaagcaacatgaggcatttgagagactagcacagtaaggatggtcttttccttcatttggagaatccgcaggaaccaatagggatcaacacaacttagccaaccccacactagagtcagagtcattggcgagttgaagcagcatagcggatcaaaggttcgattactcaaaaacagcagcaaagagcggttgggagccaagaggcgcattgcagctaaagcagaagattgaagactcagcaaaggcaaggagttgtagtgtcgacaaagacttcgacgaggacgtcgaaggaataagtgggggagaatatcacagacaaacttcgaaacaagatgtttggtgtaatgcttatgtatgtccatgtcttttgatatgttcatgctttgtacagcatgtagagggacgatcgaaggcttaatagtcccgttTTAGTTATGTTGGTGGTcgttttagacttgtaaataaaggttgtgttatgtggacacgtgtgagatatTTAGAATGAGTTAGAAAAGAAAGATTTCTTCTAATCATATCTTCTACCAAATCCTACGTCGACAGCCTTCCATATCTTCACCTATCTAGTGGGTCAAAAGATAGGCAAGGGGTCAACAATTTATGGGGAAGATGACTAAGCAGAGCCAAGACTCATCCTGCATGCAAAAACACTATGATTTGGGTCTGTGAAGAGAAGATGGGCACGAAGTCATCCATAGGTACAAGAAATTAATATCTGAATTCAGTGTAACGTCGGAGGATCAACTGCTGGAAAGCAAACAAGCAtaaaaacaagagagagagatggattatTTAGGGTTAGCGTAAGCTAGTCGAAGAGTTCCCAGTTGTTGGTAATCCAATCCCCTCCCTGGGAGACTTGGACGAGTTGTAACTGAGCGCTCGGGGCTTACCAAACCAGATTCAAACGTCTGCCGTTGAGTTGTAACTGAGATTTCTTCTTGCCTTCAGCAAGTCCAATGAGAAAGAATTTTCAAAGGTCAAATGAGACTTTTGCGCAACTCATATTAACCAAGAGAGATTTCGTATAGACTTCTTAAAAGGTATTATATTAGAGAAAATTTTCTTACTACAAGTACAATACTAATTATGTTAGTTCCTGCAAGTAAATAGGCTATTTTCGTGTCTCATTTGAAATATCTATAATGGAACCTAAGCCGACGGGGTTCTCCTTCTCATCATGATCCAGGAGATGGACAAAGAGACTTCAGAGATCTTAACCATTCCAGACTAAGCTCAGCGAAACCCAGCATTTTCTTGTCTTCACGGCCACAACTACTTCTTTTTAGTAACTTCTTGTTATATTTAACACACTCTCGAGTTATTTAGGATAATCGTATCCACATTAATTATCGGTAGCTGTAATTATGAAGACCGTAAAAGATGTACCATCAACATGCTATATTCTACGCAAAAACACGAAAGTTTGACTCCATAACTGCAATTGGAACTATATATTGATTTAATTGGAAGAAAAGCTCGAGAGGGATGTTTCATAATTCAAGAGTACCTCGAATCTCCTCCGCGTTCTCGCTTCCCCCTCTGCCTCGACGCTGTCTGATTTCAGCAGTTGCACCATAAGCAGCTCAGTCAAATCCGCCAACTCTTCGTCCGCAGCCTTCATGCTTGCGTGCACGCAAGTCTCCGAACTCGATACCTGCATTCTAATCCGATCGGTTCCGAGCAGCGACTGGAAAGTTTCGAGATGATCGCAGGGAACCCACCGACCTTTGCAGCGAGCTTGTCCACCGCAGCTCCGATAGCCGCGATCGTCTCAGACGCCTGATGCCGATTCATACGCTCGAGCTTCCTCTCCTTGCTTGCCGGGTCCTCCAACAGGACCAGCTTGGACATTTCCACGATCCCAGCCATGTGCAGGCGCTCAccgtcgtccttttcctttccccTGAACAACAGCCTCCGCTCTCCAGGCTGCAGACCGGTGTCTTGTGCCAGAACCCTTTTCAATTCCCCTTCACATCATTAATCGTCAAAACGTCACTTTTATCGAAAGATCGGAGGAACAGAGAAGAACAAGAGTCCCAAGGGGGTCTACCGAAGGTGGAGTGGGCAGGGACGGAGAGCTGATGCTGGTAGGAGCCATGGGAGACCTTGATCTTGATGAGGGGCTCGGTCGGCATGCCAGCCACGTTGCTCCGCTTCTGTACGACCATCCCTCCGGGGCGGAGCTCCCACTCTGTCATCCGGCAGCTCTGGCTCTCCCTCCCACCCACCATGCCGTTTGATCTCGATTTCCTCATCCTTCTATCGAACAGAGACGAAGCGAGCAGGAAGGGAAGGCACAGGGTGTTGGTCGAGCGAGTGCCACAGCTTGTGACAGCTTCGAAGTGCACAGCGGAGGAAGAGGGGACAGCCTTCAAAGATTTCATATGTTTGTTCTTGGTTAGTACGGAATCAATGGAATGGAAggagacgacgtcggtgctatatatatatatatatatatatatatatatatatatatatataaacggtaAGTGAGGAGACGGATTCGAATCATAATGATCTGATGATGTTTTTTATTGGTCGGTGGTGATGGGTTGTATTCGGTGTTGAGAAGATAGAAGATGCAATAAATAGGTGAGCCGTGTGGGTGTCCACATCACATGTTAGGAAGGGAGGTGGAAAAGGTAATGCATGCATGGCCTTTCACATGCAAAGTTTTGACACCGCTTCTGAATTGACAAGTGGAAATTCATCTTATAAAATGGAAGCAGGAATCACAGCCATAGTTGCTGGTTGTCCTgatagagattaaaaaaaaagatcataaaTCTTCTTGTTTAATTCTGATGCTAGTGGTCAAGTATTTCCTTTTGTCTGGTAATGATCATGATATTTTGTTTTGCCCAATTGCCCCCATTTGGTGTCTGATAATGTGTCCCATCATGTAATGTGGATCCTTTCgtttttctcttctcctcttttgatatcacaccatcattttcatttttttcctgGACCATTAAAAATTGATCTGTTCACctgttttttaattattattttttgtcataCATACTAAAGTAATGCCTGTACTTGCTGGCTTTTTAATACATATTTTATGTCATTTAATTCATGTTTATAATGTATATAATTTGAAATGTTTTTTTCTTGCATGATTTTTAGAATTTGCATTGGGAAATTTCGGTTGGTTTGCGAAGATTTAGGTATGAAAGTTTTAGCTCCCATTGGTTTAACATCATTCTTTATGTCGTTTGCGTTACGTTGCTTACGTGGAACATTCTCTCTACCCCTACGAGGGAGGGAGAGGGGAGAAGGGTACAGATATATTTAGAAACAAAATATTTGTTAGATGAAACAATCAAATTGTACATACACAAGAGAGCAAGACATATAATATTACATATGAACCACCACAGAGTCGAATAAATTATTATGAATacactaaaatataataatatatatgttaTAGGGATGCCCTATGGAAGACCACAGTAACAAATGGACTGTGTAAATGATATATGTTATATAGAGATCGTAAGGAAGACTACAGTGACAAATGGACTGTACCCCTAACTCAAAAAGCTAACAGCTTGTTTATTGCTGTTTGTTCGCAACAATATTATAACgtaaatcataaatcataaaattatagTGGATTAATATACCACCAGGGAAATCTAACCACCGACGAGAGAGCAATATACCAATATATGAAGTTTGCAATTATGTGTTCAAGCAAAAAATGCAGTTCAAttgttaaaaattaaattaaactgattaataaaaaaaactaatCAATATAATTTGACTAGAAGACGAACTCATGCATATTTGGAAATAATAGAATTATGACATTGTGATCAAATAGAAGACAGCATATTATAAGAACACAAATCACATTATACATCAGAATgaaaggaaaatatatatctGCTATTATTTTAGCAGCGGTTATAATTGCCAATGCCCACCATTCAGTTTTCATACATAGTAAAAAGGACGCTTATCTCTTCACGTTCTGCTTCCATTTCCTCGTATGTTAAAGGTTGCTTCTTTTCAACATGCATTTTTGTTTGTTCGATAACCTGCCAGCAGGATAAGGAGAATAGGAAATCATTTGTTATTAACACTAGCGACAGAAGGTCAGAACTTCAGCATAGTCATGGTAGTACATTATGCATATTAATCCGGATATGTGACGCATATACAGGAAAAACAAGCAGCATTTAGATTCTAAGGTGTATTTCTGAGTAAATATGATAGTTTCTAAGCATGGTTCCAATTCTGAAAAGTTTCATCCATGCTGTAAAGTCACCCTATGACCTCAGCACAGAACTAATGTTGTGCCAAAAGTATGCCCACAAGCCTGAATAAGCATGGACCATGTGCCATAGAGCTCTGGTCATTGTCAAATCATGCCAATTTATAATTAGCATGGGGCATGCTGGCCAAATTAAAACAAAGTTTTATCATAATTGACCAGTGGATGGGCTGTCCCTTCTGATTGTGCAAACAGAAGTAGTAAATCATTGTTCTACCAGAGCCAAAAGGTGGGATGATGCAGTTAGACCTCAGTCTGCCCATGATGAAATATAATACCACCCATGTAATTTCTTGACACCAAGAAATGTTCTTCATATAATGACTGGTATGCACCAGTActgtggtaagaccctaaagtcttatcgtcgctctaataccaattgataagaccctaaagccttatcgtcgaagaaaggggagaaatggagatgatactgatcacttcgaggggatcggcctccttgatcgcttcgaggggatcggccctccttgatcacttcgaggggatcggcctcctagggtttgtcaaaagacagaatagtatttttcatagattactgaaaagaaacagttacatccctatttatagagttccacccagattcTAACTTGATTCTACTttattctaactgaaccaaaccaactcaataaacaattggactaaacagactcaataaacattattcaaaagctcagaaaaaggatcctaacatacCGATCAAAGCTCAAGTTGTTAAAATGAGAAACTGAATATTATCAACACCCATTTTCGATAGTAGCATGGCAATTGAAATTAGTGAAATTGTCAAGGCATGGTTAAAATGAGCATTTATTGTCGTCCCTCAAAATATAATCAAACATAAAGAAAAACGAAAATAATGAAttgcataaataaatatattttcaccAACCACACATGATTCAAGAGACCAACCTCTTTCAGCAACCCACATATCCGTTCCAACTTTGCCACCATTAGAGCTACTAGTTTCTTGGAATTCATCAGCTCTGCAGCACCATTTTGCTGTGTGCTACATGAGCCTTCggcaaaatatttttcatccagTTGCTCCAAAGGTGTGTTCTACACAAGACGCAAGCAGGCATTGAATAAAGTTTTATCTTTAAAGCATCTATTCAAATGACACAAAAGACTACTCACATTCAAAAATACATACAGATAACATACAGAGATCAGGATAAGGATACATACATCATCTTTAACAGATAAACATATGGAAAAGAAATCAAAATTTCATCACATCAGTCATTAATtcaaaatttcatcatcatgtatgTTAGGATCAACATGAATACTAAATGGCATTTGTAATCCTACAACCATGTACAGACAGTAAATTAATGTGAATTCACTGTTAAGCTAAAAATATGTTGTAAATATGTTGTACGTCAACAATCTTAGACGGAGACAAAAATAGACAACTAGATTCTTTAAGGTCTTCATGGAACCTGCTAAGCTAAAAAATGTTATGGGTTCTCATTATGGAGAATAAGCTTAATGGATTGCAccctctctttcctcttttctcaCCTTTTCTTATTCCATGCCAGAATTAGCTGAAATCAAGTGACACTCAACTGGTGTCAACTGATCCAGCTGGTTTACAGGCAATTCCATCTGCTTTCTCCAGATACTAAAAACAAAATTGAGAGATCAGATTGCCCTTGGCCAATCTCAATCCAACTTGACCAGTAAAGATCAAAATAGCAGAGTTCAAAAAGTATGAGCGACAGCGAAAGAGATACTATGAGGagaaagaaaatgaacaacaaaaGCAGACGTATACAGAAATTATTCAAAACGGGAAAGATGCAAATATGAAAAGTACTTCAAGTGCAGAATGACTTAACATTGTATCATAATCATCTTTGTGCCATACTTGGGATAATTGTCCAACCAAAAAGACCCACTTAGAAAGAAAGTTCTTTTAGCATTATTCTGTTCTTCTGAAATTTATCTCGTTTCAAGACCAAGGAAACCAGAAACAAAACAATACCTGGTTTCTGCTTTATACTAGTTATGAAGTATTTGTATAACCTCCAGTAAAGAGATTGCAAGATGCAGAAACAAACAaacagaaagagaagaaagcaaaTATAAGACGATAAACAACTTTAATGTTAATTGAGTTCATAATTGCTTATATATAACCAAAAAACAGTGAGCAAACAATTAAAGGAATCACTCAAGAGAGTAATTGAGTTCCTGAGGCTTTAATGTTAATCATAGATCCTTATCTAGACCACTGGATGCCCCTAAGAAATGTATTATGACCCAAAGACCACTTGCTTATCATAGATCCGTAAGGTCTTTGTTTTACGGTATTCAAATAGATTTCTTGGTCAACTTAGAAATCTGGTTTACCTCAGTACTTTTATATCTTTTTTAAACAGAAAAATTTTGGGACTCACAAGATGACTAAAACAGGAAATCCCCAAAAGTTCATACATCTCAATTTACCTAACATAACTCTGAATTCAGCGATGAATTTAAATCTAAACTATGATAAGGTAAGACCAATAAGGCATGCCTCACTATCTTATTCATATACTGGCTGTTTACCCATAACGAATGACTTCCAAAACAAGAAATCTTAGTCTTGTATTTTACCAACCAACAAATGTAAAATTTTGCCCTATCTTGGGACATCTCTGCACTTTATTTCAGCTATAAAAGAAAAGGGTAAAAACTATAACCCCACATAAATTGGAAAGCACAAAGACATTTTTGCAGCAGGATACTGGTATTACCACCAGAAACATCCTTAAGTCTTAATCAAATAGTACATATAAATGGGAGATAAATAAGAAGCAAAAGAGTTTCATGAACAGTTGTGccacaaaaaattaaaataacaatTTTGAGTAAAAGTGTACAACCAGGACATAGATCTGTGCATAATAGtgaagatgagaaaaaaaaatcatttacaaTTTTACAGAAACCTTTGTCAAAAAAAACCGCTCTGCTCACTGCTGAAGTGTGCCACCAGTTTGCAATCCCCGAGCAGCCAAAGACTAAAACGTGAACTTTTTATTAGCATATCAAGTGATCAACCATTAATACAGAAGggtcaaaaatatttattttaaaattgctAAGATGATTACAAATATGCTACATTATATCAGAGAAGCTCAATCGTAAAAAGCATCACGAGTCTGTATCACAAATTGGCTTGACTGACCTACTAACAAAAACAGAATAAGATATGCCTATAGAGATTGACAAGGAGGTTGATCATTCCTATAGGGATTTAGAGACTCAAGAATTAACAAGGACATTGACCATTCTGCTTTGATTTCTGTATGGGAATTTAAATTAAACAAATCCACAAAAAACTGTGAATGAGACACTATGGTTGCATTAGAAGCAACTCAAACAAGACCATATACAAGATTCAACTCTGCATAAATTCACAGTAGGAACTTGTTAAACTTTTAAAAGTTCtaaccatgatattaaaaatggaTTGTAAAAGACTGACAAATGAACCAACAAAAACTTTTCAGGATTGCTTTTCGGATTCAGAAAGATAATACAAATCCAGAGAACTAGTTTCTCTGCCTCAGGCAAACAGCATTTTTGTCTTAGAAATGAATGTGCTACTCTAACCTAAACCGTTGTCACCAAATGTGAAAACCAGAGATATCTTTTTTCCCAGTCTCTCTTTTTTCCCTCCCCGTTTTTTTATTTTGGTTAGCAATAAGAGATGGCATCAGAGCCGCAGTCACTGCAACTGCAAAGATGCTCATCCTGGTTAGTAGCAATAACCAGCTGCTGATGGCCATTGCCGCCTCAGCCCATGTTAGCAGCAGCAACTGGTGCTGCTTCTCCATTAGTTACAAGCTATTGATGCCAGAGTCCTCAACAAGTTTAATAATGCCTGTTGGTAACAGTTTTGAATAGCTGAACAAATATATGTAACCACACTAGACATGTGACTACCCTAGAGGATGTGTCTTCAtatcatggtatgcaatttcgaatagtactgtccggtacgggtggtacataccagtgatttaaaaagcgctaagcgccaaaaggcgccaaggtccaaaaatgcccgaggcgctaggcgctcgcccgagcgaagcgaggtgctaaaatataaaaatatataatataattatttaaaattttaaataaaaatatgttattaaattaagaaaatctaagatacaaaatcacaatgtcacattaacaaaaagtttcaaaattcaaaacaataaaattttacatcaaagtcatttattttgaaacctagcaataatttcaaataaataaaaattaacaacattaaaatcaaaataatatattattaatctattaacagtattgaaaattaatcatttcaaaattcaaataaacttaatattaagagtatactgtatactgagcctgacggagaaacgaggaagtaacggcgagcggcggcagcggcagcgggaaagggaaagggagcgagaggcgcgagcagcggcagcgggagcaggagcgacgagcagcgagatcgggagcggcagcggcagcgggttagggttgggtaagggttatatcggtttagttggttcgattgaaccaactaacaaccgaaccaggaccgaaccagacctaaaatcctggttcggtcacttggtttacccaggcgctcgcccgaagcgcccagcgcctgggctcgggcgagcgcccaggcggcacctatttgaagcgcgccgcctgggacattagcgaggcgttcgggcctcgcctcgcctcgcccgagcgcctaggcgagcgcccgagcgcctttttcaatcactggtacataccggtccgatggcaaatcggtacgcggaccgcccactaccggacggaacgtgctacagtgctatactgtagtactgctacagtgctacagtgagaggaagaaatatttaaaaccactcagtacgccctggtgtaccaagcggtacatggtaccgtaccataccgaaccAACCTCAAAATACttgtacgatacggtattgcataccttgcttcaTATAATGATAATATTGCTCCTTTGTgacctaaaaaaaaaattgagtcaTGCAAATAGTCTCTCTAAATAAGACTGCGTACATTGACCCTCACACATTAGCAAGAGCTTCATATACTAGGAGATCAAAATTTGAGTCCCGCAAATAGCCTCTCTAAATAAGACTGCATACATTGACCCTCACACATTAGCAGGAGCTTCATACATAGCAAGAGCTTCATACACTAGGGATgccccttttcttttctttaatagaAATATCACACATTACGACCTCTCAGTAAGGCATTCCTAGGACAGCTCCTAAATGTGCTCTGCACCTTTCACAATACCGGCTGACATATTTGATACAAATGTCCACTTAAACCTCTCACCAAAATACTGTGTTCATAATATCATAAGTAAGAGTGATTAAATATTTAAGGTGGATTTGCGTTATTCTCTACAACAATGATAATAAATGAGGTCCCAATTATTTGTGGCTGGTTAGAAAATTATCcatctcctcctcatcctcacCTCAGAGATTTTCTCACCACCCAGCTCCCTACTCAACCAAATTACTGCTTTTTTGTCTCCTCATTCCAACAAGGCATGCAGAAGAATGTCCAGTTATAAGGAGACCATAAGCTGCTTCTGAGTTTCATCTCACTCCATCTACCAAGACAAAAAGATGGGCTGCCAGAAATATAGAAAAGGTACGATGGGATTTTGATCAGATTTAGTATGGATCATACATCATGGATGATCCTGCCACTGAGTTCTGATGTGGACAACAGAGATACATGTTCATACAGTTGACAAAAGCTTATAATGTCTATCAGCTGCCTAACTCAACACACTCCTTTATCAAGTCTTGGAATGGCGCTCAATGATCTAACAAAAGCTCAATGCAGCAAAGTATTACCTTCTGGTGCATGTATCAGTATACATTCCCAAGTCGATGCTGCTGCAAAAGGCAAGAGAAAAGCTTTTATGGATCATTCCCAAGTCGATGCTGCTGCAAAAGGCAAGAGAAAAGCGTTTATGGATCATTCCCAGCACCCAACCTCTCTCTTAGAACTGTTATGGAGGTTGACGCTAGGGATTTTCACTATGCTGTATAAAAAAGATAAACAATGAAAGAGCTATCTGAACAAACAGATAGGTCTAACTCACAATATCTATATTTGTAAATATATAAGCAATAACAAGGAATGACAATGTTTAGGCAAAAGACTACTGGAATTAATCATTCTATGAATATCACATAGTTAAGAAGAATGCATTTGCCCATCAAATATATGCATCAATGTGACTTTTTATTGGGTAATGCAAGATGACATGAAAACTACAAAGATAACTCACATGCTAGAAAACCTACTAAAACAGATAGGAAGGGGCCAACAAACTAACCTCTTTCAATTTCTCAGGACCAACTTCCATGAGCTCTTCAACGGTACTGCAATAATCAAGATCAATCACGGCCTCTTGCGACTGAATAAGACTGTTTTCTATACCCTTGTTCTACCATTCCAGAACCTTTTCATCAGCCCACTGCTGTTCAAAATCAGTTTCCACCTGTTGCAGCACAAAAAACATCAGTTTTCCAACACGAAAGAAAAATGGTAACAAGATTAGAGTATGCAACCAACAGATTTCCCTCTTTTCAGTTAGCAAGGTTGTCACCAATATCCTAAATCTCAAAAACAAAGCCAGAGGTTCAAGTGTATCCTCGCATGAGCACACAGTTAACAGCATATCTAGGACAATGTAAAAAGATCGTCATTTATTCACAGTGCTCAACTGATCTAAAATGGCTTTTACTAAGTAATTGGATCAAAAAGGGATACAGATAAATAGACACCTAACACATATGAGGTGCAGTCGGTACTTATTCCAAAGTT
The DNA window shown above is from Musa acuminata AAA Group cultivar baxijiao chromosome BXJ2-4, Cavendish_Baxijiao_AAA, whole genome shotgun sequence and carries:
- the LOC135585945 gene encoding BAG family molecular chaperone regulator 4-like; the protein is MKSLKAVPSSSAVHFEAVTSCGTRSTNTLCLPFLLASSLFDRRMRKSRSNGMVGGRESQSCRMTEWELRPGGMVVQKRSNVAGMPTEPLIKIKVSHGSYQHQLSVPAHSTFGELKRVLAQDTGLQPGERRLLFRGKEKDDGERLHMAGIVEMSKLVLLEDPASKERKLERMNRHQASETIAAIGAAVDKLAAKVSSSETCVHASMKAADEELADLTELLMVQLLKSDSVEAEGEARTRRRFEDNLSLARMFKFSYDSGKLEDFRQTFSG